A window of Campylobacter lari subsp. lari contains these coding sequences:
- the aat gene encoding leucyl/phenylalanyl-tRNA--protein transferase: protein MQKSNLYSKLLKSPDDAPVFVSEKLELDFISHAYSLGLFPWTSNPVTWWCPSPRMVLFPDEIHIQKSIKKALKSYEIRLDYDFALLIKHCSLRKKTWISQEFIETYTKLFEQNLTHSVEVYENDEFIGGLYGLIIGKVFFGESMISLKKDASKIALIKLCEILKPYDFLIDCQVPNEHLKFMGAKEMIKKDFLKILEKKVSLESGFENFQNLL, encoded by the coding sequence ATGCAAAAATCGAATTTATATTCTAAACTTTTAAAAAGTCCTGATGATGCTCCTGTTTTTGTTAGTGAGAAATTAGAGCTTGATTTTATATCTCATGCTTATTCTTTAGGACTTTTTCCATGGACAAGCAATCCTGTGACTTGGTGGTGCCCTTCTCCTAGAATGGTGCTTTTTCCTGATGAAATTCACATTCAAAAAAGCATAAAAAAAGCTTTAAAAAGCTATGAAATTAGACTTGATTATGATTTTGCTTTGCTTATAAAACATTGTTCTTTAAGAAAAAAAACTTGGATAAGCCAAGAATTTATAGAAACCTATACAAAACTTTTTGAACAAAATTTAACCCATAGTGTTGAAGTTTATGAAAATGATGAATTTATAGGGGGATTATATGGGCTTATTATCGGCAAAGTGTTTTTTGGTGAAAGCATGATAAGTTTAAAAAAAGATGCTTCCAAAATAGCCTTAATCAAACTATGTGAAATTTTAAAACCATATGATTTTTTGATTGATTGTCAAGTTCCAAATGAGCATTTAAAATTTATGGGCGCTAAAGAAATGATAAAAAAAGATTTCTTAAAAATTTTAGAAAAAAAAGTTTCTCTTGAAAGTGGTTTTGAGAATTTTCAAAATTTACTATAA
- a CDS encoding AAA family ATPase, with translation MKYQESIESFIPNAKHLSFINHHEFVTCEHLLFALVKLSHDFKNILEEIGDGDLAGIENELKNHLAKNNEVLKKEVEPVFSIILEKILHKLNAKNQTNVIDFIIALCKEEKAYSFNILKKHLIEEEKLKELLQNAEFENIKTHTVELVELAKKGKIDPVIGRKFELERMMQILSRRKKNNPILVGEPGVGKSAIIEGLALAIAEEKVPKHLKNSKIYSLDMASLLSGTKYRGDFEKRLKDIIKELENIPNAILFIDEIHTIVGTGASNESHADMSNLLKPALSNGSIKCIGATTFIEYKNTFDKNKALSRRFAKIDVDEPSEDECFLILQGLKSKYENFHKIKLSDEILQASIKLAKQFLHDKFLPDSAIDLIDELGASFALEDKKGKKIIKLKDLENTLARMTHSHKIYESDQGKILKNLEHDLKQNIFGQDEAIKALCSILKQSYAGLKAKNTPKGVFLFTGSSGVGKTELAKNLAQILNLNLERFDMSEYSQKHDVSKLIGTSAGYVGYEDGGLLSNSIRKNPFSVILFDEIEKAHPDLTNTFLQIFDNASLTDNSGLKADFKNTIIIMTSNLGLKETNELGFLSSEKEKSSKAIKEFFTPEFINRIDKIIHFNDLNNEILEQIVQKELDLISANLKNITIEADSKVKEFLAKKVDNKEFGVRLLKRIIADEINEKLSDEILFGKLKNGGKVKLKLSKNAKIEFIF, from the coding sequence ATGAAATATCAAGAATCCATAGAATCTTTTATACCTAATGCAAAACATTTAAGTTTTATAAATCATCATGAATTTGTAACTTGCGAGCATTTACTTTTTGCTTTAGTAAAATTAAGTCATGATTTTAAAAATATACTTGAAGAAATTGGAGATGGGGATTTAGCTGGGATAGAAAATGAGCTAAAAAATCATTTAGCAAAAAATAATGAAGTATTAAAAAAAGAAGTAGAACCTGTTTTTTCTATCATTTTAGAAAAAATACTTCATAAATTAAATGCAAAAAATCAAACAAATGTGATTGATTTTATCATCGCACTTTGCAAAGAAGAAAAAGCTTATTCTTTTAATATTTTAAAAAAGCATTTAATTGAAGAAGAAAAACTAAAAGAATTATTGCAAAATGCTGAATTTGAAAATATAAAAACTCATACTGTAGAATTAGTTGAGCTTGCAAAAAAAGGCAAGATAGATCCTGTTATAGGTAGAAAATTTGAACTTGAAAGAATGATGCAAATTTTAAGTCGTCGCAAAAAAAATAACCCTATCTTAGTGGGCGAACCAGGCGTTGGAAAAAGTGCTATTATAGAAGGCTTGGCATTGGCTATAGCAGAAGAAAAAGTACCAAAGCATTTAAAAAATTCAAAAATCTATAGTCTTGATATGGCAAGCTTGCTCTCAGGCACAAAATATAGAGGAGATTTTGAAAAAAGATTAAAAGATATTATAAAAGAATTAGAAAATATTCCAAATGCCATTTTATTTATAGATGAAATTCACACCATAGTAGGAACCGGCGCAAGCAATGAAAGCCATGCTGATATGTCAAATTTATTAAAACCTGCACTAAGCAATGGCTCTATTAAGTGCATTGGCGCAACTACTTTTATAGAATATAAAAACACTTTTGATAAAAACAAAGCACTAAGTAGGAGATTTGCAAAAATTGATGTTGATGAACCAAGCGAAGATGAGTGTTTTTTGATTTTGCAAGGCTTAAAGAGTAAATATGAAAATTTTCATAAAATAAAATTAAGTGATGAAATTTTACAAGCAAGTATAAAACTAGCAAAACAATTTTTACACGATAAATTTTTACCAGATAGCGCTATTGATCTAATAGATGAACTTGGCGCAAGCTTTGCTTTAGAAGATAAAAAGGGTAAAAAAATAATAAAATTAAAAGATTTAGAAAATACCTTAGCTAGAATGACACATTCTCATAAAATTTATGAAAGCGATCAAGGTAAAATTCTTAAGAATTTAGAGCATGATTTAAAACAAAATATTTTTGGGCAAGATGAGGCTATAAAAGCTTTGTGTTCTATTTTAAAACAAAGTTATGCAGGATTAAAAGCTAAAAATACCCCAAAAGGTGTGTTTTTATTTACCGGATCAAGCGGGGTTGGCAAAACTGAACTTGCTAAAAATTTAGCTCAAATTTTAAACCTTAATCTTGAAAGATTTGACATGAGTGAATACTCACAAAAGCATGATGTAAGTAAGCTCATAGGAACTTCAGCAGGTTATGTGGGCTATGAAGATGGTGGCTTGCTTAGTAATAGTATTAGAAAAAATCCTTTTAGTGTAATTTTATTTGATGAGATAGAAAAAGCTCATCCTGATCTTACAAATACCTTTTTGCAAATTTTTGATAATGCAAGTTTGACTGACAATAGTGGCTTAAAAGCTGATTTTAAAAACACTATAATCATTATGACTTCAAATTTAGGCCTTAAAGAGACAAATGAATTAGGTTTTTTAAGTAGCGAAAAAGAAAAAAGCTCTAAGGCTATAAAAGAATTTTTCACACCAGAATTTATCAACCGTATCGATAAAATCATACATTTTAATGATTTAAATAATGAAATTTTAGAACAAATTGTCCAAAAAGAACTTGATTTAATTAGCGCAAATTTAAAAAATATCACCATAGAAGCTGATAGCAAAGTAAAAGAATTTTTAGCTAAAAAAGTTGATAATAAAGAATTTGGAGTAAGATTACTAAAACGCATTATTGCAGATGAGATCAACGAAAAATTAAGTGATGAAATTTTATTTGGTAAATTAAAAAATGGTGGAAAAGTAAAATTAAAACTTTCTAAAAATGCAAAAATCGAATTTATATTCTAA
- the flgB gene encoding flagellar basal body rod protein FlgB, translated as MISPFKSKELIVDALAGRNLRSQMINSNLANVDTPFYKARDIEFETALVNRANEIFKKKDTKELEMASTNENHQKPWKFPDPNKSTIYLRDGHLARNDANTVDLDVETTEMSKNTMMITALDGVLRRQSNIFSTIIETSSKLG; from the coding sequence ATGATAAGCCCTTTTAAATCAAAAGAACTTATTGTTGATGCTTTAGCAGGAAGAAATCTAAGAAGTCAAATGATTAATTCTAACCTTGCAAATGTTGATACTCCTTTTTATAAAGCAAGAGATATAGAATTTGAAACTGCTTTAGTTAATAGAGCAAATGAAATTTTTAAAAAGAAAGATACCAAAGAGCTTGAAATGGCAAGCACCAATGAAAATCATCAAAAACCTTGGAAATTTCCAGATCCTAATAAATCAACCATTTATTTAAGAGATGGGCATTTAGCAAGAAATGATGCAAATACAGTAGATCTTGATGTAGAAACTACTGAAATGAGTAAAAATACTATGATGATTACTGCTTTAGATGGTGTTTTAAGAAGACAAAGTAATATTTTTTCAACCATCATAGAAACAAGCTCTAAATTAGGCTAG
- the flgC gene encoding flagellar basal body rod protein FlgC, with product MAYLSDFDISGYGLSAQRFRMNVISSNIANANTTRTAEGGPYRRREVIFKATDFNELLNKQIAKDNNFLEYENPLNDPASQKDAKPAIMSVVVDKVVRDDKDFRMKYDPSHPDANEQGYVAFPNINPVIEMADLIEATRAYQANVSAFTSTKTIAQSAIDLLRG from the coding sequence ATGGCTTATTTAAGTGATTTTGATATTAGCGGATATGGACTTAGTGCTCAACGCTTTAGAATGAATGTAATTAGCTCAAATATAGCTAATGCAAATACAACTAGAACAGCAGAAGGTGGGCCTTATAGAAGAAGAGAAGTGATTTTTAAAGCGACTGATTTTAATGAATTACTAAATAAACAAATCGCTAAAGATAATAATTTTTTAGAATATGAAAATCCTCTAAATGATCCTGCTTCACAAAAAGATGCAAAACCTGCTATAATGAGCGTAGTGGTTGATAAGGTTGTAAGAGATGATAAAGATTTTCGTATGAAATATGATCCTTCTCATCCAGATGCAAATGAACAAGGATATGTTGCTTTTCCAAATATAAATCCTGTTATAGAAATGGCCGATTTAATAGAGGCAACAAGAGCTTACCAAGCAAATGTAAGCGCTTTTACAAGCACTAAAACTATAGCACAAAGTGCGATAGATTTACTAAGAGGTTAA
- the fliE gene encoding flagellar hook-basal body complex protein FliE — MNTINGINQFNNVNNKNNNNTNNIGDEFSSLLKNSINNLNKTQETAEAAMVDIATGEVKDLHQAAIAISKAESSMKFMLEVRNKAINAYKEISRTQI, encoded by the coding sequence ATGAACACTATTAATGGTATAAATCAATTTAACAATGTTAACAATAAAAATAATAACAATACAAATAATATAGGTGATGAATTTTCAAGCTTATTAAAAAATTCTATTAACAACCTTAATAAAACTCAAGAAACAGCTGAAGCTGCTATGGTAGACATCGCAACAGGTGAAGTAAAAGACTTACACCAAGCAGCAATTGCTATTAGTAAAGCTGAATCAAGTATGAAATTTATGCTTGAAGTTAGAAATAAGGCTATAAACGCATATAAAGAAATTTCAAGAACTCAAATTTAA